A window of the Agrococcus jejuensis genome harbors these coding sequences:
- a CDS encoding phage major capsid protein has product MPNLESRSPWRAARQGPRPPRRTSSVLRRRPFSCRREARHSVTMTTAAGNRAFLPEAIHQLIVEPVEQASIALQVSTVVNTGPADSYRVPLIKADPTAAWVGEGEEIPESEAEFGEDSSRFHKLAGLTIITRELAEDSSPAAASLVGQGLARDIAKKLDLAFFGTRVEDDIPNPEQPRGLEDIVGVNAIAAGNAWANSDPFVDAVYAAEAAGVSLTSFVANPADALILAKVKKAAGSNEPLLGNDPTQSTRRILSGIPLRVSPAVKPGTVWGIPTGRTIAAVRDDTKLDIDRSVYFTSDRVAIRATMRIGLLYPQPAAIQKITLG; this is encoded by the coding sequence GTGCCCAATCTCGAGTCACGCAGCCCCTGGCGGGCAGCACGGCAAGGCCCGCGGCCGCCGCGCAGAACCTCATCCGTTCTCCGTAGGCGGCCGTTCTCATGCCGCCGGGAAGCCAGGCACTCCGTGACCATGACCACCGCAGCGGGAAACCGCGCATTCCTCCCCGAGGCGATCCATCAGCTGATCGTCGAGCCCGTCGAGCAGGCGTCGATCGCACTGCAGGTGTCGACCGTCGTCAACACCGGCCCCGCCGACTCGTACCGCGTCCCGCTCATCAAGGCGGACCCGACCGCCGCATGGGTGGGAGAGGGCGAGGAGATCCCCGAGTCCGAGGCCGAGTTCGGCGAGGACTCCTCGCGCTTCCACAAGCTCGCAGGGCTCACCATCATCACCCGCGAGCTCGCGGAGGACTCGAGCCCCGCGGCCGCGTCCCTCGTCGGGCAGGGCCTCGCGCGCGACATCGCGAAGAAGCTCGACCTCGCCTTCTTCGGAACGCGCGTCGAGGACGACATCCCGAACCCCGAGCAGCCCCGAGGCCTCGAGGACATCGTCGGCGTGAACGCGATCGCCGCCGGCAACGCGTGGGCCAACTCCGACCCGTTCGTCGATGCCGTCTACGCTGCCGAGGCGGCCGGCGTCTCGCTCACCTCGTTCGTCGCCAACCCCGCCGACGCGCTCATCCTCGCGAAGGTCAAGAAGGCGGCGGGCAGCAACGAGCCGCTGCTGGGCAACGACCCGACGCAGTCCACGCGACGCATCCTCTCGGGCATCCCGCTCCGAGTCTCGCCCGCCGTGAAGCCCGGAACCGTCTGGGGCATCCCGACCGGCCGCACGATCGCAGCCGTGCGCGACGACACCAAGCTCGACATCGACCGATCGGTGTACTTCACCAGCGACCGCGTCGCCATCCGAGCCACGATGCGCATCGGCCTGCTCTACCCGCAGCCCGCCGCCATCCAGAAGATCACCCTCGGCTAG
- a CDS encoding phage tail tape measure protein: MRVFELESLFTADTTQIAKAEKDIQATGKRIESKPITATVDGDAKGALASMDRVEQAAKRIVSKETVAKLDANVEKAEQGIDRVEKHLEYLRSVDGALQVTADIKKAEADLQRMQRQVDALKGARAQVEVAADTAQAEADLDSVADAAGDAGAESGDEFGQNLLSALSSLPIAGAVVGVAYLAGRAAWEAFNDGLQVEVSRDRLAALTGLSDVDAARIARAAGEAYANVFGDSIESNMDTARLGVQFDLIDADDTTREAQQVIQGLAGIADALGEDVQPVARATAVLLRTGLARSAQEAFDIIAAGEREGLNLGEDLLDTLTEYGSTFAQLGLTGPQAIGLLNQALAAGAPNTDFFADALRELGIRIRELTPDTADLIREVGLVPSEMRAAFTEGGPAAAAALDQLVDALREVEDPAERDRLAVGLLGTQFEDLQFDLDRLDLTTAVDGMNGVEGAAQRMFDTLSSNDATAMERAQRNVEVAVQGMQGALAVAFSDPLQEAADWVSENRGPMLQFFSDLVNGALDFGESLVISAANGTIAFGEFVSGPLRELVQTLVDIFAMPQFAMFGFETDELQALADGMGDFDETTAAAAQTMTDTLLPAIDLARGEFNDFADPEIALGHLNDTTIRLASSIDAVGYAADGATPLVDAYTIAQDGSVQAGAELEAQVRAGVDALGAQLDAAQAAGESQESLASMYDTGTSALADQLTQMGLNDDQARALIDTILATPESAVTTFESNAAAEQAGVDALADTIVTLPDGSVVVTANTQPAEDEVANAIARIQARAVMLTALATVRSSVGSGADAAAGSGVSWQAQGSVLEFYRSGGFHGLTPMAAQATMVPANTWRVVGDRSDVAEAYIPLDGSARSLSILLEAMRRFGVQPMADGGVVVPTAPSSVGSGDARVSVPITVYPSPGMSEIDLAEATGRAVARKLKQRG; this comes from the coding sequence ATGCGCGTCTTCGAGCTCGAGTCCCTCTTCACCGCCGACACAACGCAGATCGCCAAGGCCGAGAAGGACATCCAGGCCACCGGCAAGCGCATCGAGTCGAAGCCGATCACGGCCACGGTCGACGGCGACGCGAAGGGCGCGCTCGCGTCGATGGACCGCGTCGAGCAGGCGGCCAAGCGCATCGTCTCGAAGGAGACGGTCGCGAAGCTCGACGCCAACGTCGAGAAGGCCGAGCAGGGCATCGACCGCGTCGAGAAGCACCTCGAGTACCTCCGCTCCGTCGATGGCGCCCTGCAGGTCACCGCCGACATCAAGAAGGCGGAGGCCGACCTGCAGCGCATGCAGCGGCAGGTCGACGCGCTCAAGGGCGCACGTGCCCAGGTCGAGGTCGCCGCCGACACGGCACAGGCCGAGGCCGACCTCGATAGCGTCGCCGACGCGGCTGGCGACGCGGGAGCCGAGTCCGGTGACGAATTCGGGCAGAACCTCCTGTCGGCGCTCTCCTCCCTGCCGATCGCGGGCGCCGTCGTCGGCGTCGCCTACCTCGCCGGCAGGGCCGCATGGGAAGCGTTCAACGACGGCCTGCAGGTCGAGGTCAGCCGCGACCGACTAGCGGCGCTCACGGGGCTATCCGACGTCGACGCGGCGCGCATCGCTCGCGCAGCTGGCGAAGCGTACGCGAACGTCTTCGGGGACTCGATCGAGTCGAACATGGACACGGCCCGCCTCGGCGTGCAGTTCGACCTCATCGACGCCGACGACACCACGCGCGAGGCACAGCAGGTGATCCAGGGTCTCGCCGGCATCGCCGACGCGCTCGGCGAGGACGTGCAGCCGGTCGCTCGCGCGACGGCAGTGCTGCTGCGCACCGGGCTCGCCCGGTCGGCGCAGGAGGCCTTCGACATCATCGCCGCCGGCGAGCGCGAGGGCCTGAACCTTGGCGAGGACCTCCTCGACACGCTCACCGAGTACGGATCGACGTTCGCGCAGCTCGGCCTCACAGGCCCGCAAGCGATCGGGCTGCTGAACCAGGCGCTCGCTGCGGGCGCGCCGAACACCGACTTCTTCGCCGACGCGCTCCGCGAGCTCGGGATCCGCATCCGCGAACTCACTCCAGACACCGCCGACCTCATCCGCGAGGTCGGGCTGGTGCCGTCGGAGATGCGTGCCGCCTTCACCGAGGGCGGGCCCGCGGCCGCGGCGGCGCTCGACCAGCTGGTCGATGCGCTCCGCGAGGTCGAGGATCCCGCCGAGCGCGATCGTCTTGCGGTCGGTCTTCTGGGTACGCAGTTCGAGGATCTGCAGTTCGATCTCGACCGGCTCGACCTGACGACCGCGGTCGACGGGATGAACGGCGTCGAGGGTGCCGCGCAGCGCATGTTCGACACGCTCTCGTCGAACGACGCGACGGCCATGGAGCGCGCGCAGCGGAATGTCGAGGTCGCGGTGCAGGGCATGCAGGGCGCTCTGGCCGTGGCGTTCTCGGATCCGCTGCAGGAGGCGGCCGATTGGGTGTCCGAGAACCGCGGCCCGATGCTGCAGTTCTTCTCGGACCTCGTGAACGGCGCTCTCGACTTCGGCGAGAGCCTCGTGATCTCGGCAGCGAACGGAACGATCGCGTTCGGCGAGTTCGTGTCGGGTCCGCTGCGCGAGCTCGTGCAGACGCTCGTCGACATCTTCGCGATGCCGCAGTTCGCGATGTTCGGCTTCGAGACCGACGAGCTGCAGGCGCTCGCCGACGGCATGGGCGACTTCGACGAGACGACCGCCGCCGCCGCGCAGACGATGACCGACACCCTCCTGCCGGCGATCGATCTCGCGCGAGGCGAGTTCAACGACTTCGCCGATCCCGAGATCGCCCTCGGGCACCTCAACGACACAACGATCCGGCTCGCGTCGTCGATCGACGCAGTCGGCTACGCGGCCGACGGCGCGACGCCGCTCGTCGACGCGTACACGATCGCGCAGGACGGCAGCGTGCAGGCGGGCGCCGAGCTCGAGGCACAGGTACGCGCCGGCGTCGACGCGCTCGGCGCCCAGCTCGACGCCGCCCAAGCGGCAGGGGAGAGTCAGGAGTCGCTCGCATCGATGTACGACACGGGCACGTCCGCGCTCGCAGACCAGCTCACCCAGATGGGCCTGAACGACGATCAGGCTCGCGCGCTGATCGACACGATCCTCGCAACGCCCGAGTCCGCCGTAACGACGTTCGAGTCGAACGCCGCAGCCGAGCAGGCTGGCGTCGACGCGCTCGCCGACACGATCGTGACCCTGCCCGACGGGTCGGTCGTGGTGACGGCGAACACGCAGCCCGCTGAGGACGAGGTCGCGAACGCGATCGCTCGGATCCAGGCGCGGGCCGTGATGCTCACGGCACTCGCCACGGTCCGCTCGAGCGTGGGCAGCGGGGCGGACGCGGCAGCCGGCAGCGGGGTCTCCTGGCAGGCGCAGGGTTCGGTGCTCGAGTTCTACCGCAGCGGCGGATTCCATGGACTGACGCCGATGGCCGCGCAGGCGACGATGGTGCCGGCGAACACCTGGCGCGTCGTGGGCGATCGCTCCGACGTCGCCGAGGCCTACATCCCACTCGACGGGTCGGCCCGCTCGCTGAGCATTCTGCTCGAAGCGATGCGTCGCTTCGGCGTGCAGCCGATGGCGGACGGCGGCGTAGTGGTCCCGACCGCTCCCAGCAGCGTCGGCAGTGGCGATGCGCGCGTCTCGGTGCCGATCACCGTCTACCCAAGCCCTGGCATGTCGGAGATCGACCTCGCCGAGGCAACAGGGCGCGCAGTCGCGAGAAAGCTCAAGCAGAGGGGCTGA
- a CDS encoding DUF7882 family protein, with translation MGQLVYGSTEYEIDDRMLAHLESVVVAKYRRREGFMVSWTTPAPDDARIELWLSPGNPLQLRYAGSRSPLLSQSWVQAMMGMAGTLRGLRLVGEAQAVREATMPPAWQH, from the coding sequence ATGGGGCAGCTGGTCTACGGGTCGACGGAGTACGAGATCGACGACCGCATGCTCGCGCATCTCGAGTCGGTGGTCGTCGCCAAGTACCGCCGCCGCGAGGGCTTCATGGTGTCGTGGACGACGCCCGCGCCCGACGATGCCCGCATCGAGCTCTGGCTCTCGCCAGGCAACCCGCTGCAGCTGCGGTACGCGGGCTCGCGCTCGCCGCTGCTGAGCCAGTCGTGGGTGCAGGCGATGATGGGCATGGCCGGCACGCTCCGCGGACTGCGGCTGGTCGGGGAGGCGCAGGCGGTGCGCGAGGCGACGATGCCGCCGGCCTGGCAGCACTGA
- a CDS encoding ECF transporter S component translates to MRRLTTQYLLTCAVIGVAGAALLAPANWLSTVLFATVPFVSVGLAGLWLMPAVIGMRLLQRPGTALLVGLVSGLATAPFSGYGLMSVATNVWWAFFVEIGFLVVAYRWFRVWQYYLGAVVVGVAYPFLASASFGLDQFEPVAVVLFSALTLVSAVASVALGLAIAKAARRAGVGPPAFQWRRDRVAAQPEPAVAPVD, encoded by the coding sequence ATGCGCCGCCTCACCACGCAGTACCTGCTCACGTGCGCCGTCATCGGCGTCGCCGGCGCGGCGTTGCTCGCACCCGCCAACTGGCTGTCGACGGTGCTGTTCGCAACCGTGCCGTTCGTCTCCGTGGGGCTCGCGGGCCTGTGGCTGATGCCCGCCGTGATCGGGATGCGCCTGCTGCAGCGCCCGGGCACCGCGCTGCTCGTCGGACTCGTCTCGGGTCTCGCGACGGCGCCCTTCTCGGGCTACGGCCTCATGAGCGTCGCGACGAACGTGTGGTGGGCGTTCTTCGTCGAGATCGGCTTCCTGGTCGTCGCGTACCGCTGGTTCCGCGTGTGGCAGTACTACCTCGGCGCCGTCGTCGTGGGCGTCGCGTACCCGTTCCTCGCGTCGGCATCGTTCGGCCTCGACCAGTTCGAGCCCGTCGCCGTCGTGCTCTTCTCCGCGCTCACGCTGGTGTCGGCGGTCGCGAGCGTCGCGCTCGGCCTCGCGATCGCGAAGGCAGCCCGCCGAGCCGGCGTCGGCCCCCCGGCGTTCCAATGGAGGCGCGACCGCGTCGCCGCGCAGCCCGAGCCCGCGGTCGCGCCCGTCGACTGA
- a CDS encoding FAS1-like dehydratase domain-containing protein, giving the protein MPVAPDLSGRTYPPTAPYAVGREKVREFAAAVGATHPVHHDVDAARAAGYADVVAPPTFAIVVSQRGLDQLLADDTAGIELSRVVHGDQRFTIERPIVAGDELQVAFGVTTVRALGGNAMVSTEAKITDADGTLVATAFSSLVVGGDA; this is encoded by the coding sequence GTGCCTGTCGCCCCTGATCTGTCCGGGCGCACCTACCCGCCGACCGCGCCGTATGCGGTCGGTCGCGAGAAGGTGCGCGAGTTCGCCGCAGCCGTCGGAGCGACGCATCCCGTGCACCACGACGTCGACGCCGCGCGCGCCGCCGGGTACGCCGACGTCGTCGCTCCGCCGACGTTCGCGATCGTCGTCTCGCAGCGCGGCCTCGACCAGCTGCTCGCCGACGACACCGCCGGCATCGAGCTGTCGCGCGTCGTGCACGGCGACCAGCGCTTCACGATCGAGCGCCCCATCGTCGCAGGCGACGAGCTGCAGGTCGCGTTCGGCGTGACCACCGTGCGCGCGCTCGGCGGCAACGCCATGGTGTCGACCGAGGCGAAGATCACGGATGCGGATGGCACGCTCGTCGCGACCGCGTTCTCGAGCCTCGTGGTGGGAGGGGACGCATGA
- a CDS encoding MaoC/PaaZ C-terminal domain-containing protein → MSAAELEVGQVVATRDIHLSRESLVRYAGASGDFNPIHYRDDVATAVGLPGVLAHGMLTMGQAVQPVVDWLGDPGRVTDYQVRFTRPVVVDADAGADVSVEAKVGQLPGDGTARIDLTVSFGGQTVLAKAQVVVRLP, encoded by the coding sequence ATGAGCGCCGCTGAGCTCGAGGTCGGCCAGGTCGTCGCGACCCGCGACATCCACCTCTCGCGCGAGTCGCTCGTGCGGTATGCGGGGGCGTCGGGCGACTTCAACCCCATCCACTACCGCGACGACGTCGCGACGGCCGTCGGCCTGCCGGGCGTGCTGGCGCACGGCATGCTCACGATGGGACAGGCCGTGCAGCCCGTCGTCGACTGGCTCGGCGACCCGGGCCGCGTGACCGACTACCAGGTGCGCTTCACGCGTCCCGTGGTCGTCGACGCGGATGCGGGCGCCGACGTGAGCGTCGAGGCGAAGGTCGGGCAGCTGCCCGGCGACGGCACGGCGCGCATCGACCTGACGGTGTCGTTCGGCGGGCAGACGGTGCTCGCGAAGGCCCAGGTCGTGGTGCGCCTGCCATGA